In Helianthus annuus cultivar XRQ/B chromosome 9, HanXRQr2.0-SUNRISE, whole genome shotgun sequence, the following are encoded in one genomic region:
- the LOC110875831 gene encoding leucine-rich repeat extensin-like protein 3 codes for MDLVDPEPVMAPKPVVAPDPTLEHDPVHDDAPSIAPLVDDIPIADLPVVVPPLVDDHVVDAPLPDPVPVLFDRAPFAAHIDRRYADTRNGWIDDDYPPYVLPVTPPVGPVSTPTDIPLFPPHTTDAHCTDLPITSLQDIPPPRPGEGSSRQPPVSAPPVLSSPFPFTSQFPHVAPPTAPSFMPSSEPCLWTTPPIMPLSDPYHPYHVGYSTEDILTSLMIQ; via the coding sequence ATGGATCTTGTCGACCCGGAGCCTGTCATGGCCCCAAAGCCTGTAGTTGCTCCTGATCCTAcactagagcatgaccctgttcatgatgATGCACCATCCATTGCACCTCTTGTTGATGACATACCCATTGCTGATCTTCCCGTTGTTGTTCCACCGTTGGTGGATGACCATGTTGTTGATGCACCGTTACCTGATCCCGTGCCGGTATTGtttgaccgtgcaccttttgctgcTCATATAGATCGACGATATGCTGACACCCGCAACGGGTGGATCGATGACGATTACCCACCATATGTGCTGCCTGTCACTCCCCCAGTAGGACCCGTGTCTACACCCACTGATATCCCATTATTTCCCCCACACACCACAGACGCTCATTGCACTGATCTTCCCATTACGTCcctccaggacataccgccacctcgtcctggagaggggtcatcgaGGCAGCCGCCTGTCTCTGCTCCACCCGTACTGTCATCACCTTTTCCGTTCACATCTCAGTTCCCTCAtgttgcaccacctactgcaccatcTTTCATGCCATCGAGCGAGCCATGTTTATGGACTACACCCCCTATCATGCCATTGTCTGATCCGTACCACCCGTACCATGTTGGGTACTCTACGGAGGACATACTTACATCCTTGATGATACAGTAG